A region of the Gemmatimonadales bacterium genome:
GGTGACCGTGTAGTTGACGGCGGCGCCCGCGCTGCTCGTGGCCTCGACCGTGAAATCGCTCGGCAGCGTGAGGGCGGGAGCCGTGTTGACGACCGGGCATGCGGCAAACGCCACGAACACGGTGATGTTGCCTCCGCTGATGCCCAGCGCGGCCGGGGCGCTCGTCACCAGATTGAACGGGACCACGCTGAAGCTCGAGGTCCCGGTCGCGGTCGAGCTGGAATTGACCAAGGTGAGCGTGACCATGTACGTGTCGGAGCCCGGGCCTGTGGGCCGCGTGGCGACGTTCACCGTCGTCGGCACGGACCCCGTCCAGCTCGTTCCATTGAATACCCACCGCGTGTTCACCTGAAAGCTCGCCGGATGGTCCTGCCTGCCGGTGACCGTGTACGTCACCGTCACGGCCTGGCCGTCGGGCTCGCAGGTCTCCGGCTTGAGGCTCACCGGCGTGGTGACCGAGCCGCCGAGCGCGCTGGTGACGGCGGCGGCGGCGGAGGACAGCGACGGCCGCTTTGCCGCCGGCCGGGCGGGAGCCGGGAGACCCTGGGTGATGACGAGTGACCGGTTTGCCGAGGGACCGTCGGATGCGGCTGTGGGACTGTCGCCGGCGCACGCGGTGAGCGCGCTCAGCAGGGCGACGCCGAGGAGCGTGACATGCTTGGACATACGGAGGTCTCCTTGACCTCGGAGGTGGCCCGGCAGAGTCCGGCGTACCGGCGCGCCCCTCTTCGACAGCCCGGCCGTCTCCCCCGATCAAGAGACCCGTGGCTTTGCGGACCGGCCTCGCGGCCGGGGTGCCCTTGTCGGCAGGAGAGAACTAGGGGTCCCTCGGTTGTTGTAGGGATTTCCGGAACTGATGCAACGCCGGTGCCGCAGCGGAAATGCCGGGCAGCACGCTGGATCATCCGCTAACGCGTTGGCCGATCCAACGATTGAGCGGTGCAAGCGACTGCACCCACGCGGCGGTCAGGGCTTATGTTGTCGCGGCGCGACGAATGGAAGCAACGAGGAGAGAGGAACGGGTGCCGGCGCCGCGCGCTCCCTACAGCCGGTCCACCAGCGCGCGGAACCGCGGCAGCTCCCTGAGCGACTCGAGATCGGGATCGTGCGCGATCCACTCGACGTGCCCCGAGCGATCGCCCACCGCCTGCTCCAGCGTGTCCAGCGCCCGCTCGGTGAGGCCGAGTCGGGCGTAGACGCAGGCGACGTTATAGAGGACCGACGGCTCACCGGGGTCGAGCGCCAGCGCGCGGTCGGCCCAGGCAAGGGCCTTGTCGCGCTCGCCCAGCACCGCGAGCGACACCGCGGTCAAGTAGAGCGCACGCGCGTCATCCGGATTGAGCTCGAGGTGCTGTTCGGCGACGGCGACTTCACGCCGGAAGGTCGCCATCGCCTGCTCCTGCTGTCCCATTCCCCAGTACGCGTTCCCTGCGAGACCGAGGGCCTGGTAGTCCTCCGGTCGGACGCTTGCCGCCTGCTCGAAGCGGCGCGCCGCTTCCGCGAATTTCCCCTGCTGGAAGCAGACCCTGCCGTAGAAATAGTATGCCTCGAAGAGGCGCGCATTCAGCCGGATCGCCGTCTCGAACTCCCGCTCGGCTTTGTCGAACCGGCGCCGGAGGCTCAGCGCCAGCCCGCGCGACGCATGCGCCTCGGCCACCTCGGGCCCGAGCTCGAGCGCCTTCTCGCTCGCGGCTTCCGCCTGCTCGAAGTCCGCCTCGCCCGCGTCCCAGAACATGCAGCTCGCGCCGAGAAAGAAGCTGCAGTCGGCGATGCCCGCGTACGCGAGCACGAAGCCGGGGTCGATCTCGGTGGCGCGGGCGAAGAGCTGCCGCGCGTTCTGCACGGCCCTGCCCTGGTGCCGGTGGAAGAACTGGCGGCCGCGGAGATAGAGCTCGTAGGCGCGGGCATCGACGCGCCGGGTTTGCGTGAGCGCCCGTCGTTCATCCTCGCTCAGCACCAGCTCGAGCGCGCGGACGATATTCGCCGCGATCTGGTCCTGGATGGCGAAGACGTCGTCGAGGTCGCGGTCGTAGTGGTCGGACCAGAGCTGATAGCCGTTCGCCGCGTTCACCAGCTGCGCGGTGACGCGGAGCCGGTTGCCGGCCTTGCGCACGCTTCCCTCGAGCAGCGTGCCGGCCCTGAGTTTCCGGCCGATCTCCTGCGCGTCCTCGTTCTTCCCCTTGAACGCGAACGACGACGTGCGCGCGGTGACGCGGAGCGACGCGATCCGGGTGAGCGCGTTGATGATCTCCTCCGCCATGCCGTCGGCGAAGTGCTCCTGGTCGCGCGCGGGGCTCATGTCGGTGAACGGGAGGACGGCGATGGAGCGCGCCTCGCGCGCCGGAGCGGCGCCCGCGGCGGTGTCGACGGTCGGCGCAAGCCCGCCGCCGATCGCAGCGGCGAACTCCGCGGCGGTGGCGAACCGCTCGGCGGGATCCCGCGCGAGCGCCTTCGCGACCGCGGAATCGAGCGCTTCGGGGATGCCACTCCGCCGAGCGCGGACCGACGGCGCCGACTCGGTGCAGCGCTTCACGATCACCGCATGGGCGGTGGGGCCGCTGAACGGCGGCTCGCCCGCGAGCATCTCGAAGAGCACGCAGCCGAGCGCGTAGATGTCGGTTCGGTCGTCCACCTCGCGGTCGCCCACGGCCTGCTCCGGACTCATGTAGTGCGGTGTGCCGAGCGACAGGCCCGTGCCGGTAAGGCGGGCGTCGCCGTCCTGTGCGGCGGCGCGGGCGATGCCGAAGTCGGCCACGAGCGCGTGGCCGGCGGAGAGCAGGATGTTGGCGGGCTTCAGGTCGCGGTGGACCACGCCGCGCGCGTGCGCGTAGGCCAGCGCGTCGGCGATTTCGCTCGCGAGGCGGACCGCATCCTCGACCGGCAT
Encoded here:
- a CDS encoding protein kinase produces the protein MPDLAQPLASALEHRYTIERELGRGGMATVYLARDLRHRRPVALKVLRPELGSTIGTERFLREIEVVAGLTHPHILPLHDSGRVSADAGEGELLWFTMPYIEGESLRDRIAREAPMPVEDAVRLASEIADALAYAHARGVVHRDLKPANILLSAGHALVADFGIARAAAQDGDARLTGTGLSLGTPHYMSPEQAVGDREVDDRTDIYALGCVLFEMLAGEPPFSGPTAHAVIVKRCTESAPSVRARRSGIPEALDSAVAKALARDPAERFATAAEFAAAIGGGLAPTVDTAAGAAPAREARSIAVLPFTDMSPARDQEHFADGMAEEIINALTRIASLRVTARTSSFAFKGKNEDAQEIGRKLRAGTLLEGSVRKAGNRLRVTAQLVNAANGYQLWSDHYDRDLDDVFAIQDQIAANIVRALELVLSEDERRALTQTRRVDARAYELYLRGRQFFHRHQGRAVQNARQLFARATEIDPGFVLAYAGIADCSFFLGASCMFWDAGEADFEQAEAASEKALELGPEVAEAHASRGLALSLRRRFDKAEREFETAIRLNARLFEAYYFYGRVCFQQGKFAEAARRFEQAASVRPEDYQALGLAGNAYWGMGQQEQAMATFRREVAVAEQHLELNPDDARALYLTAVSLAVLGERDKALAWADRALALDPGEPSVLYNVACVYARLGLTERALDTLEQAVGDRSGHVEWIAHDPDLESLRELPRFRALVDRL